The following is a genomic window from Eubalaena glacialis isolate mEubGla1 chromosome 18, mEubGla1.1.hap2.+ XY, whole genome shotgun sequence.
catggactcagtagttgtggctcacaggcttagttgctctgcagcatgtggaatcttcctggaccagggctcgaacctgtgaccctgcactggcaggtggattcttaaccactgcaccaccagggaagcccctagaatttttattttgttcttttttgagtTCCAATTTCTCAGTGGAGAATTCTTATCTTTTCCTTCACAGTGAGTATACATTCCTTTACATTTTAAGCATAGTTataatagcttttttaaaaaatagaatggttcttttaaaattttatttattttttggctgtgttgggtcttcattgtggcatgtgggctttctctagttgcagcaagtgggggctactctgttgtggtgtgagggcttctcattgtggtggcttctcttgtggagcacaggctctaggcgcatgggctcagtagttgtggtgcacaggctcagtagttgtggcacatgggcttagttgctccatggcatgtgggatcttcccagaccagggatcaaacctgtgtaccctgcattggcaggaggattcttaaacactgtgccaccaggtaagtccttataatagcttttaaaaatcattatcgggcttccctggtggcgcagtggttaagcatctgcctgccaatgcaggggacacaggttcgagccctggcccgggaagatcccacatgctgcagagcaactaagcctgtgcgccacaactactgagcctgcactctagagtctgcgcaccacaactactgaagcccgtgtgcctagagcccgtgctccgcaacaaaagaagccactgcaatgagaaacccacgcaccgcaacgaagagtagcccccactcgccgcaaccagagaaagcctgcgcacagcaatgaagacccaacacagccaaaaattaaaaaaaaaaaaaaaatcattatctaATTGCAACATCTGAATCATCTCAGGGCTGATTTCCATTGATCTCTCGTCTCTTGAGAATGGgtcatgttttcctgtttctttcatcTGTCTAGTAACTTTGGATTATATCCTGGACATTGTCATTATAATATACTGAGGAAACTGGATTCCATTATGTTCCTCCAAAGGGTActgattttcttgttttaaaaagtatttttattagtCACTTAATTTAGCTGGATTCAGACCGAAAACTGTTTCTTTCCTGTGGGTGACAGCTCAAATTTCAATTCAGTTCTATTGGCTTGGTAGCTTTAAGTCTCCTCTGCCTTATAGAGTTAAAAGAATCAGCCAGACTTTGGGGAAATGCTTATACACAGAATTTGGGGCTTTCCCTCTCTGGCTTGCTTCTTTCCAAGGCTATCCTACACACCTCATCTTCCAGCAGCAGTTTTATAGGCCTTGAACTCTTTTGTGGTTTTCCAGATGGTACTGCCCAAGATACAATCCAAAATTTTAGCTGCCCTAAACAGAGTTGACTGGGACTTGCTCTCAGGATAAAAGCCATAAAAAGCAGAAAACTGACCCTGTCATTTCCTTCTTCTAAGCGTTGACCTATCTCCAGGATCTGCCCACTTTTGTTCACTCACCAATGCTTGTGGatagtgtgtttttatttttttaaatttatttggctgcactaggtctttagttgtggcttgcaggatcttcgttgctgtataCGGGATCttcttcttagttgtggcatgcaggatctttttaggtgctgcatgtgggatctttacttgcggcatgcaggctcttagttgcggcatgcgggatctagttccctgatcagggatcaaacccgggccccctgcattgggagcgtggagtcttaaccgctggatcaccagggaagtcgccGGTTTTggatagtttttaaattaaaaaaaatttttttaatatttggtgtAGAATTACTACTTGCTATGTGTTGGAGTTCTGGTACAGTAGGAACTTGGTCAAcacatttaaaatacagaaatgaacaGACTGGTAGGTGACTGTATGGAGAAGGAATGGTGGGTAGTTTGATGACATGAAAATTAATGCTGGGGGGGTAGGGGCTGGAATTTAGGGAGAAGAGGGAGATAATAGTTTGGAAGGGGAAATTAACAAGACACCCACCCCATGTCCAAGCCTAGTGGTACAAGGAGTGTGAGAGAGAACACAGGAGACCATTTGAAAGAGAGTCCTTGAGGGGAGAAGCAACTTTCTTCATTGAAATTTCAGAGTATTTATTAAGAATGCCTCACTTACAGGcaggaatatataatatatagtatgaaTAACATAAGTACATACTAACTATTAATATATACTaacataagtaaatatatttataaatatgtatattagtAAATTGTCCAAGTCTCAAAGCAAGCACATCAACTACAGAGCTCTGCTGTAAATTTTCTGACCCTAAATGTCTACACTCACtagctctttctctttttattttatatatttaaaattcctgGTATATTTCaactataaagaaatatataagaataaaacaaaaatccttttATAAGCCATCCAGCTTTTGTAAATCCACCCAGTTTCCACCATGCATTATAATCTCTCCATTCCTGTGGTCTATCTACTCAAAGGAATATAATGCAGTCATTAAAGATTAATTTCATGAAGGATGTGGAACAGTGAAAGAAGGCACTTACTGTGTATTTCCAAGGAGGTAAGTAGAATACTTTAAATATCTAAGGAATCAATGCAAATGAAATATATTAGGGAATTCTAGTTTCACCTTAATTTAATCCACTTCCCAATTTTTGTAAATCAAAAGATGGGAGGGATGGGAACCTGAAAGAGactataaacataaaaaaagaatctcaCTTTATTTCAAATGAATCATATAATTGGGTTGAATGGGGATAAAAAGAACTAGGTGATGTAACTTTTAAACAGAGTACTTCATCTCTACATATGATCTAAAAagacctgtaaaaaaaaaaaaaattcctgaacaCAACCAGGTGTGTGTTTTGCAGTGACATTATTTAGCAACTCTAAAGCTACTTGCTGCGTATTGGAGGACTGAACAAATGAGTAAGCAGATTGATGACTGGGAGCCTACTTCCAACTACTGAAGACCTAAATATGGAATAGGGAAAGACCAGAAAGCAATAGGTACTTGAAATGGAAGCTATCAGTATTTTACACACCCACATATACATGAAGGATTGCTATCCCAGTAACAAGGAGAACATACAGCCCCTAGATCTTGGTTTCCCCAAAGGATTCAGGGCTCTATAGAATCTGTGGTTGCAGCAGACaatatacaagataaacccaataTCTTATTGTACCAGAAAACAAGAGTTCATACTGATGATAGAGAAAGAGACGTGGGGGAGAAGGCAAAGCTCTTCTAACAGTAGAAAGCCAATTGCTAAATATAGAAGGGATGATGGAGCAAGAAAGTCATCCTTTTGCAATCATGACAGTAATAATTGATTCACAGAAGAATATTCACGAATGCTAAGACTAGTAGGTGAAGGTTATAATGAGGCAGTTATTACATAGTCTCCAAGATTTCCCCACAAATTAGTTATTAATTTCAAAGGCAAACAGCAATTTTACTGTGGAGAAATCTAGTAATTATCAGTGTATCCAAGTGatcaaagccaccatcaccaaTGAAACAAATACATCTTTCCTGTTCTAATGCACTGAGAAGTATCCATCATTCATGGAACACTCATGCCACAAACAGTTaacttgaatctaatcatgaTGAGTCAAACCCCCCATTTAGGGACACCCTACACAATAATTAGCTTGTGTTCTTCAGAATTACCAGTTTCAcggaagacaaagaaaggctgtgGAACTGATCCAGAATTAAAGACTAAAGAAACATGACAATCAAATGCAGGTTATGACACACCTTAAGAGTAGATCctgatataggaaaaaaaaaaatgctacaaatatatatattgggaCAACTGTAGAATTTGAATAAACTGTAGGTTAGAAAATATCATAGCAATATATGACAGTCTTAAAATATGTTTGCAAATTCTTTCACACTCCTCTCATGAAGTAGGGTCCACGTCCCCTCCCCTTGCTCCTGGATAGGCTTTTGTGACTGTCTCAATAGACTGACTGGCAGATTGACTGTTACTTCCAAGGTTAGATTAGCAAAGGCCACAGTACTTCCGTTGGTTTTTCTTGGCAGACTTTTGAGCCACCAGGTAGTGTCCAGTTAGTATGAAGTTGTCATGCTGGCGGCCACACAGATTTGTAAAGACAGGCCAAGGCTGTCTGGGTTCTCAGTTCAGGTACTAGATAAACAGGTCTGCTTGTAATCACATTAGATACCCAAAGGATATAAAGGAATTCTATTATTCTTACATCTTTTCTGAGTGTTTAGAATGAACTAAAACACTCTAATAAAagcatttcaaaaaatttaaaatttactgtaatggggaattccctggtggtccagtggttaggactccacacttttaCTGCCActggcccaggttccatccctggtcagtgaactaagatcctgcaagccacgaggtgcagccaaaaaaaaaaaaattactataatgCCCTTAGGTATCTGATACCTATATATCtgatatatatacctatatatatatatatatatatatatatatatgatgacaTACATGTATGATATTATATGTATGGCTATGATCTGGTTACTTTTAAAGGGAGGGCATCACAGTAAATTTATATACCATTTCATAAAAAATTCTATGTCTCTGCCCACTTTCCTCAGCATATTCTGGATATCTACTAATGTCGGTAACTATGAACTTATCTTTTCTCATTTGAttctgcatagtattccatgaaTGGCTAAGCCACAAATTATTTTTGTCAGATCCAACTGATGAATGCAAGGTGTGCTATCACCAATAATGCAATGGTGAACATGCTTTATGTACATCCGTAACACAAGTTTACAGGCCATGAGATAAGGCAGTTAAGATTTAGCTGTAAGGGATTTTCATTCAGTAATTTTATTGTCCCAGTTTTACTGCTTTGGTAAAATGGATAATGGCCActgtaaataatttttcaaaaaggtaaagaaaaatcatCCCAATCCTCTCTGCCAGAGTAAACCAGGTAGCATATTAATCAATATCTTTCCACCTGGGACTTCCCATCTGgcacagtgattgagaatctgcctgccaatgcatgggacatggttcgatccctggtccgggaagatcccacatgccgcagagcaactaagcccgtgtgccacagcgactgagcctgtgctctagagcctgagagccacaactactgaacccgtgtgccgcaactactgagcccgcatgcctagagcccatgctttgcaacagaagccaccgcgatgagaagcccatgcaccgcaacgaagagtagcctccgctcaccacaactagagaaagcccacacacagcaacaaagacccaacacagacaaaaaaataaatacatatatctttCCACCTATTAGTGCTATGCACATAATCGCATCTTCAGGTACACATCCCCTTATTACTTGAATTATACCAGGAAGGCTCTAGTTTTCTCGTGGatgacaatttttttcctgtcattATACATCTATATCATATTTTTTCATGGCTATATATTAGAatacatttatgtaaatattttgctgatacttatttccttttttaaaaattcagtataaACATCTTTGTGTACAGTCTTCCTTACTGTTGCTATAATCTCCTAAGCAAAACCTCTAATGCTAGGATTTGCCAGGGCAGACTATCTTGATACATATTGACCAGCAAATGTTCACTCCTACTAATAGGTGTTGGACACAGAATGCTGTGTATATGACAATTAATCTAAACTGATAACTTTAAtgaaatctcaatcaaaatccaaCAGGTTTTTTGTCTACCCCAACCCATTTTTAGAGGGGGAACAATGGGGGTGGAATGTGACAAAATTAATATCCTTGGTTTCTGCCAAAGCTCCTGCCTAAAGAGGTCTGGATGAAGGACCATGCATAGAAAAGGCAATGTGACCTGAGCCTGAATGGAAATAATGCAAAGAAACCGATTATTAACAATTCAAGTTTACTAAGAAACTTTCTGTTACTAGTAACTACTTTTAACACTTTCAGAGTTGCAGTAAAACCCTACCTTAAGGAATTAATTAGGGTTCAAAATTTCCAATCATATAAGTTGCAGTATGTTATTAGATTAATAAAAAAGTCTTTCAGTCTATAAAATACAAACTAATGATGCTAAATATTACACTGCACACAATGGGTGATTCTGTACATATAACTGGAGCTGGATAGAGGGTGGCAGCCATTCATAAGCCTTGTCCAAATCTGTACTATTGTGGATGGCGATATTACATGATTCTGATTTTAGGAAATATTAATTGAAGTACAATCTCATTAAGGCGACTTGCAGGATTCCTCTTGAATATGTTAAGAATTTAGGATAGGAAGCCTACcagaattttcaaatatttgtcctAATTAGAGGGATTTTTCTCCCCTTGGTTCAGTAATTGCCAGGCACCTATTAGGAGCCAAGCACAGTTCTACATGGTAGAGATAGAATGGTGAAAAACGGCTCTCCCTACGTGGAGGGTACACTGCAGTTGACATCAATTGTTTGTCCATCACTACACTTTTGTTCAAGCCCTGCCCATAACCTTCATGTATAAGCCTTCTCTCCTGGGTAGATGCCAATGATTCTTCTCTTGTGTCACATCTTGAGAATCGGGGCATTCAGAGCTCTGGTATAACCACTGACCATATTTATAGAATAcattttctctcctctgtgaAACCTGCTGTTAGTAAAGAGTTCACCTCCCAACTGGATCTTTAAAAACACAGCATTTTATAGAACTTCTTTCCCATGAAGATTCCCTGACGTTTCCAAGTTCTGCAGGAACTTCCCACAACTACCAGCACAGACTTTCCAATAGAGATGAAGACGTGGATTATCTGGAGGCCATTCCTCACTTTCCAGTTCTACAGGTTCCCTCCAGTGTGGACCCTCTGATGGTAAACAAGATGTGACCTCTGGCTGAAGCCCTTGCAACATATATCACATATGTAAGGCCTCTCTCCAGTGTGGACCCTCTGATGGGTGTGGAAATGTGAGGCCTGGCTGAAGCCCTTGCCGCACTGCTGACACgtatagggtttctctcctgtgtggacCCTCTGATGAGCACTGAGCCCGGCACTCCAGCTGAATTCTTTCCCACACTCCTCGCATTTGaatggtttctctccagtgtgaattaTCTGATGGACTTGGAGATTCGACCTCTGGCTGAAGGCCTTACCACACGTATCACATTTATATGGTTTCTCTCCCGTGTGGACTCTCTGATGAGCTTGAAGATGGGAGGCCTGACTGAATCGCTTTTGACACGCATCACATTTGAAGGGCTTTTCCCCCGTGTGGACGCTCTGATGAGCTTGAAGATTCGAGGCCTGACTGAAGCCCTTCCCGCACTCCTCacatttatagggtttctctcccGTGTGGACCCTCTGATGGTTGTGAAGATTCAGGCTCCAATTGAAGCGCTTCCCACACACCTCACACTTGtagggtttttctccagtgtgGACTCTCTGATGGGCTTGGAAATAGGAACTCTGGCTGAAGCCCTTCCCACACACACTGCATCGAAACggcttctctcctgtgtgaaCCCTCTGGTGGCTCTGGAAGCTTGAGGCCGAACTAAAACCCTTCCCACACTCTTCACATTTGTAGGGTTTCTCTCCCGTGTGGACGCGCTGGTGACTGTGAAGGTTGAAGCTCAGGCTGAAGCACTTGCCGCACTCCTCACATCTGTAGGGTTTCTCCTCAGTGTGGACGCGCTGGTGCGTGTGAAGATTTGAGCTACAGCTGAAGCGTTTCCCACAATCTGCACACTTgtatggtttctctccagtgtggattcTTTCGTGGGCCTGAAGGTGGGACCTCTGGGTGAAGCCCTTCCCGCACACCTCACACTTATACGGTTTCTCTCCCGTGTGGACTCTGCAGTGGATGTTGAGGTCTGTGCTACGACTGAAGCCCTTCCCGCAGCTCTCGCATCTGTAgggcttctctcctgtgtgaatgGGCAGGTGGGCGTACAGGTGTGAGGTCTGATTAAAGCTCTTCCCGCACTCGTGGCATGAATAGGGCTTCTCCCCTGTGTGGACTCTCTGGTGAGTTTGCAGGTTTGAGCTCTGACTGAAGCCCTTCCCGCACTCGTGACACCAATAGCGTTTCTTCCCTGGGAGGACACTCTGTTGAATGGGACTAGCGGAGCTATAACTGCTGTCCTTCTCATGTGTCctgtatgtaggggacttcctGCCCAAGTGTACCTGCTGATGAAGTTCAAGGCTGGTGTGGTCACTGAATCCTTTCTCACGTTCGTTACACTGGTAGGTTTTCGGTCCAGTTTGAAT
Proteins encoded in this region:
- the ZNF235 gene encoding zinc finger protein 235 isoform X2 encodes the protein MTKFQEAVTFKDVAVTFTEEELGLLDSTQRKLYREVMLENFRNLLSVGHQSSKPDMISQLEREEKLWMTEVQTQRGARNHNEMETLHETGVRFLSLGELSCWHIKRHIVSKLTKRQDSVINIHGKNSQSSKQHNSPAGVSIQASVEDSCLTTFLEDHSNVIENQEFPTGRAQNSWNKLCLNGTQNYQRSCKLTPVKNKFCMFVPCADIFSCISPHLDDDTVHKREKAHGNRECGKDLLKASPLALCSIIQTGPKTYQCNEREKGFSDHTSLELHQQVHLGRKSPTYRTHEKDSSYSSASPIQQSVLPGKKRYWCHECGKGFSQSSNLQTHQRVHTGEKPYSCHECGKSFNQTSHLYAHLPIHTGEKPYRCESCGKGFSRSTDLNIHCRVHTGEKPYKCEVCGKGFTQRSHLQAHERIHTGEKPYKCADCGKRFSCSSNLHTHQRVHTEEKPYRCEECGKCFSLSFNLHSHQRVHTGEKPYKCEECGKGFSSASSFQSHQRVHTGEKPFRCSVCGKGFSQSSYFQAHQRVHTGEKPYKCEVCGKRFNWSLNLHNHQRVHTGEKPYKCEECGKGFSQASNLQAHQSVHTGEKPFKCDACQKRFSQASHLQAHQRVHTGEKPYKCDTCGKAFSQRSNLQVHQIIHTGEKPFKCEECGKEFSWSAGLSAHQRVHTGEKPYTCQQCGKGFSQASHFHTHQRVHTGERPYICDICCKGFSQRSHLVYHQRVHTGGNL
- the ZNF235 gene encoding zinc finger protein 235 isoform X1, with the translated sequence MTKFQEAVTFKDVAVTFTEEELGLLDSTQRKLYREVMLENFRNLLSVGHQSSKPDMISQLEREEKLWMTEVQTQRGRHSGARNHNEMETLHETGVRFLSLGELSCWHIKRHIVSKLTKRQDSVINIHGKNSQSSKQHNSPAGVSIQASVEDSCLTTFLEDHSNVIENQEFPTGRAQNSWNKLCLNGTQNYQRSCKLTPVKNKFCMFVPCADIFSCISPHLDDDTVHKREKAHGNRECGKDLLKASPLALCSIIQTGPKTYQCNEREKGFSDHTSLELHQQVHLGRKSPTYRTHEKDSSYSSASPIQQSVLPGKKRYWCHECGKGFSQSSNLQTHQRVHTGEKPYSCHECGKSFNQTSHLYAHLPIHTGEKPYRCESCGKGFSRSTDLNIHCRVHTGEKPYKCEVCGKGFTQRSHLQAHERIHTGEKPYKCADCGKRFSCSSNLHTHQRVHTEEKPYRCEECGKCFSLSFNLHSHQRVHTGEKPYKCEECGKGFSSASSFQSHQRVHTGEKPFRCSVCGKGFSQSSYFQAHQRVHTGEKPYKCEVCGKRFNWSLNLHNHQRVHTGEKPYKCEECGKGFSQASNLQAHQSVHTGEKPFKCDACQKRFSQASHLQAHQRVHTGEKPYKCDTCGKAFSQRSNLQVHQIIHTGEKPFKCEECGKEFSWSAGLSAHQRVHTGEKPYTCQQCGKGFSQASHFHTHQRVHTGERPYICDICCKGFSQRSHLVYHQRVHTGGNL